Below is a window of Haloterrigena alkaliphila DNA.
AGATCGTCCACCACCCGGACCCGACGACGATTCCCGTTGGTGACGGTGACGACAGCGACGAAGCCGCCGAGACGGGACCGACGCTCGAGGACTTCGCTGAGGGCGAGAGAGCGCGATGAGTCAGGTCGAGACGACGCCCCACGAGATCGAGGGCCGCTGGAAGTGGCCCGACTGGGGCCGTGGACCGTACGACGCACTCTCGTCGGTGATGCTCGGGCCGCCTGTCGAGGGGTACCTCGAGTTGGACGTCGAGATCGACGGCGAGCCGTGGCACCTGAAGGTCAGTTACAGCAAATCCGGGTTCGCGCCGCGACTTTCGGACGGAATCAACGCCGAACGGCTCTACGAGTGGGACATCGTGGGTCGTGGGCGCGGTGAGCGAAAGGCATCGTTCAATATCTCGCCGCGGTTCCCGAACATGCGCCACTGGGAGACTGGCGATCGCCTCCAGCTCCCCTGGGAGAATCAGGTGGGTGACGTCGACGGGGTCGACGTCGAGTATCACACGAGTAACATCGAACCCGAGCGCGGCCTCGAACTCCTGCCGGAGTTCTACGCGGCGATATTCGACGAGGCGAACGAGCGCGTTCATCCGGAGTACTTCCGTACCGAACCCCACTCAGCGAGCCGCATGTGGGCGTACGAGCGATACGTGCGGATTCGACGCGAGTGGGCGGAAAAACTCTCGTCGGCCGGTGTGCTCCAGAAGATCGCTCACTACCTCTCAGACCTCGAGGGAGTTAAGGCGGAACTCCATATCGACAACGAGGAGGTAGTCAACCACCAGAACCGGCTGTTTCTGAACCCCGCATCGGCCGCGAAGTTGCTGCCGGGCCATACCTACGGACGGAAGTTCGAGATCTACCAGCTGAAGGACCCGGACGCGGTTTCGAAAGACCACCCGTCGTACCACCCGAAGGTGGAGGTGCTGGTGAACAAGTCGATGAACGACGGTGAGGCATGGGCATGGGCCGATCGCCACGCGGTCACCAAGCAGATCGAGGAGACGCTGTTGAACGCGCTCCATTGGGAAGACATCCCGCTCGGTCCCGACGGGAACGGTGTGTACGTCGCCGACGACCATTTCGACGCTGTTGCCCGAGAGAAGCCGGTCGAACTCTACGAGGATCCGACGCCCCGCCTCGAGGCGAAGTCGGATCACCTGTTGATCACGACGCTGCGAGACATGGGCGAGACCGCTCGCGACGTCACCGAGCGAGTCGCGACCGACGGCGGTGCGACGGTCGACGGCCTCGCCGACCAGCTGGGCAAGCACCCCGCGACGATCTACCGGGCGATCGAAGATCTCGGTGATGTCCTCGAACTCGACCAGGGCGACATCTCGTTTCGCGCCCGGAAGTACCGCGAGGAGTTGCGGGCGCTCGTCGAGTCCGCCGAGTACGCGATCGAGAGCTACGCCGACCGGATGCAGCACCTCATGGGGCTGGCTGATCACGTCGCCAAGTCCTCGCCGTTCCAGAAGTGGCTCGCACAGAACGGCGCCGACCTCGAGTTCGACGGCCAGGGCGAACCGCGGCGGATGCGAATCGACACGATCCTTTCGCGGCTGAAGTCGGATAGCTTCGAGAACGTTGCGACGATCGCCAGCGAGGCCCTCGAGAAGTGGTCGAAGTCGGGGAACGATCCGACGATCCTCCGGGGCGCCGAGCTCACCTGGAAGACTCCCGGCGGCGGAACAGAGACCGGATTCGTCGGCGCCGTCGCCGATCGCTGAACCGGCCTGAGTAGTGGCAACACTCTTGGTATCGCTGTTTTCTACAAGTTTGATTGAATAACACGAGTTCTTAGACAAATCTGGTTGTAGTCTGCGCCTCGAGGCTGGGTCGGCACCGCGATCGCACCGCAATGCCAGCGGGGTCGTTTCGCGCTTCGCGCAAAAGCCCCCTTGGCGGGTGTCCCCAAGGGGACAGCGCCAAAAAATTACAAAACCCCCTCTCCGCCTCCGCACACGGATCTCCAGTTGAAGCACATGAAACAGAGGATAGATATTTACCTCTTCACTCATAGTGTATCTCATGAACTCTGACACATCACCCGAGGAAATCACTGATGTAGTTGATTTGTATGTCGTACGGAGAAAGTTTCAAGCAATACTCAATGGGGAAGAGGATGCCCGCAATCGAACAGTCCAACAGGCAATTTCAGAAATAGGAAGTCCGAGCTCCCGTGAAGCGTTCAATGAATGGTTCGCCTCTCTTGAGTCTGAGGAATCCCAGTTAATTGCAGATGTATTAAAAAAAGGTCAGAAGGAAGAAATCTTAGAGAAGCGTAAATACAAAATCCCGCATTTTGAGTCAACCGATTATAAAGAAGCCCACAAAGTAAGAGACGATATCTCACTGTCCGAAGCGACTTACTATGATTCGTATTTTAAATTCTCTAATGGTAGTATGTCCATATTCTCTGTTATAGAGATGGATCCAATTCTAAAAACGGTCAGTAAAGAGGCCTCTGATAAAGAAGAGGCCCAGTCTATGTTTAGAGAACTGATTCAAGAGCATGATTATCCAAGAGATTATAGAAAGGCAGCTCGCGAGATACCTCTACCACTTGTTGGCGGTTTGGAAAACAATCCACGACCTCGGATAGTTCGGTTCGAGGACCCCCGACATCTGTACGTTGAACTCTGGTCATTTGGGAAAGAAAAGAACGTGTACCACCCCGAACAGGGTGAAACACTTTCGTTCCAATCAAGAGCAAAATCTCAAATAAGGATCCATATTGACCGTGGATTGATTGAGTACACTAGTACGCGAGACACGAAAGCTCATGAAGAAACAGACATGAGTCATATCGAATCAATATTCTCTTTTGATGGGGAGTTGCGGACAGATGGTGGCTCTCAAGGACGATTTGCAACCCTCACAGATGAAGATATCACTTCAGAAGACATCTGGAACGTCATTCAGAATATTGGCGTGTTTAGCACATTAGAATCATTTGAAGCAAAGAACGCTACGATCAGCTACTCGTCAGTCAATAAACGTGATGTGAAGAAAGGACCCAGCCGGGATGACATAAAACGGGACACAAAACTTCGAAGAGCAAATGTGCAGATACTGATCGAAGACCCTGCAGATAAGTGTGAGTTTATTGAACCCGAGTATATATTCGAAGAGCACGATTTCGACGACGATGATAATATTGAACAGGTAATACAAGAACTCACTGACAAGGAGGGTTACAACGAACTAACACCGTTTACCATTTCAATACATGCTAAAAATGACACTATACAAATTGACAAAGAAAGCTGTCAACCCAGTACACGGGCAAAGGTATTTGATCACGTTATGGATCAACTGGAGTGATCGCCATGGACAATAAATGGCTGGAAGATGAGGATTATTACGAGGCATTAAGGCGGATAGTTAGAGAAACAGCGAGAGGCGGTGTTGAGATACAAGATGAACTGCCTACCAACCTGACAGAGATATATGAGGAAGGTGTAGATGAGGAAATAATAAAAAAGGACGAGTTATTTGATTGCCCAAATTGTGAAAGAACGTATTCCTTTGACTACTCTAGGGATGTCTGCGATTGTGGCTATCCTGTAGGTAACAAAGCCGAGTTCACTCCACATACAGTACAATATTACCATGACATCTATCCTTCTTTTATTAAGAATCGCATTGGCGATGAGATAGGCGAGTTTGAGATTGTATATCGGGATGACCGCATCGAGGATATCCCTGCAGCAGATCTCCATCCTACAGATACAAGTAATAAGAATTTCATTCATATTTCACCCTACTTTCACTCTGAAGTTGGCATGGTTCCATTCCCCGGCTACTCAGACATATTCCTGAGCTGGTCAAAGGTTCGGGAACTCATAGTAAAGCCAGGAGAGACTATTGAAATTTTATCTGACTACTTGGAGAGCGAAGAGGGAAATGATGACCAATTGATCGGAGATGGGGGAGTTATCTTTGATTCAGGGGTATCTGCAACCGATTTTCGGAATCTTTCAGATAGACC
It encodes the following:
- a CDS encoding DNA-binding protein, translated to MSQVETTPHEIEGRWKWPDWGRGPYDALSSVMLGPPVEGYLELDVEIDGEPWHLKVSYSKSGFAPRLSDGINAERLYEWDIVGRGRGERKASFNISPRFPNMRHWETGDRLQLPWENQVGDVDGVDVEYHTSNIEPERGLELLPEFYAAIFDEANERVHPEYFRTEPHSASRMWAYERYVRIRREWAEKLSSAGVLQKIAHYLSDLEGVKAELHIDNEEVVNHQNRLFLNPASAAKLLPGHTYGRKFEIYQLKDPDAVSKDHPSYHPKVEVLVNKSMNDGEAWAWADRHAVTKQIEETLLNALHWEDIPLGPDGNGVYVADDHFDAVAREKPVELYEDPTPRLEAKSDHLLITTLRDMGETARDVTERVATDGGATVDGLADQLGKHPATIYRAIEDLGDVLELDQGDISFRARKYREELRALVESAEYAIESYADRMQHLMGLADHVAKSSPFQKWLAQNGADLEFDGQGEPRRMRIDTILSRLKSDSFENVATIASEALEKWSKSGNDPTILRGAELTWKTPGGGTETGFVGAVADR